The following coding sequences are from one Leptolyngbya sp. NIES-3755 window:
- a CDS encoding MazG nucleotide pyrophosphohydrolase (similar to AA sequence:cyanobase_aa:PCC8801_3006), translated as MKKTYNKLVRDRIPEIIQAAGKQCAIETMDEAEFHQALRAKLVEEAQEAAVADPTELVTEFADLYEVMDTLMAAYDIDRQAILAEQKRRQIERGGFNRRIRLLWSGAH; from the coding sequence GTGAAGAAGACATATAACAAGCTTGTTCGAGATCGCATTCCCGAAATCATTCAGGCAGCAGGCAAACAATGCGCGATCGAAACAATGGACGAGGCAGAGTTTCACCAAGCGCTCCGGGCAAAACTGGTGGAAGAAGCCCAAGAAGCTGCTGTCGCTGATCCGACCGAACTGGTGACAGAATTCGCCGATTTGTACGAGGTGATGGACACGCTCATGGCAGCTTACGACATTGACCGCCAAGCAATATTAGCTGAGCAAAAACGCAGACAAATCGAGCGGGGTGGTTTCAATCGTCGGATTCGACTGCTGTGGAGTGGGGCACACTAG
- a CDS encoding hypothetical protein (similar to AA sequence:cyanobase_aa:LBDG_00500), whose translation MATATEYEQRITQYGWDELSTLWNQIRSGDTPDWDSGKAMEYLILRAFQLEEAEVVYPYSVVIEEEELEQIDSAIYSDGLACLVECKDLAQRVNIEPLAKMRNQLLTSLNDRSFV comes from the coding sequence ATGGCAACAGCAACAGAATACGAACAAAGAATTACCCAGTATGGTTGGGATGAACTCTCAACGCTATGGAACCAAATTCGATCTGGTGATACGCCCGATTGGGACTCCGGAAAAGCGATGGAGTACCTCATCTTGAGGGCATTTCAGTTAGAAGAGGCTGAGGTCGTTTACCCTTACAGCGTCGTTATTGAAGAAGAAGAGCTAGAGCAAATTGATAGCGCAATTTACTCGGATGGGCTGGCTTGCCTAGTGGAATGTAAGGATTTAGCTCAACGGGTCAATATTGAGCCACTTGCTAAAATGAGAAATCAGTTATTAACCAGCCTCAACGATCGGAGTTTTGTTTAG
- a CDS encoding transposase-like MU protein (similar to AA sequence:cyanobase_aa:PCC7424_2082), with the protein MSSANAFLDLTETLDTLDDCVEVTDDFDSIEIESVIVGFSNDPKFRYALIEWVAKSHNNTVKRKRKHVVQKALGFNDVRQVEQLLKQYKDGELQENCGKARSDKGTIRIDPYWLTYMQEYWDKSLKKKEDLRGIDLYREVKRHAEVDCRKQDVPPYPNRATVYRIVSPWIDERDRISGKRTRNPGSGSWLAVTTKSGKILRADYSNQIIQADHSKLDIFLLDEEGNPYRPWLTIIVDTLSSSLLGYFLGAKQPGTNEVALALRHAAMPKQCPIEYLDEEFLEILKAKNIPTTWGAYGLPKQWFFTDGGRDLAKSKHMKQIGRKFDFECETRRSPKEGGIVERWFKTINDILRRFGGFIEAARDKEAIEKAQKGACLRRRDLRRVLDGFFWAYNHEPYPRDKRYTRYERWLQGLGGVLPEVLDEEELDVCLMKEEHRVVQEHGCVEFRGQIYRGECIRDRKYWSQTVTLRIDYDHALRLRVYTDEDETFSRMGQFLGFVEARNLNYQDLSLDELEGLGKGKKDPDNYASLLELGFRQELNEQRKGEKRAQLQAEQKRSRQESKQSSNVVPIKGRKPKSKQSPIAPALPSANVPSTESSQVQSETVATSMEVAANAVQYEQSVFIPLRTSSYDDW; encoded by the coding sequence ATGAGTTCTGCCAATGCTTTTCTCGATTTGACCGAAACGCTCGACACACTCGACGACTGTGTGGAAGTGACGGACGACTTTGATTCTATTGAAATCGAATCGGTCATCGTTGGCTTCTCCAATGACCCCAAGTTTCGATACGCCCTGATTGAATGGGTGGCAAAGTCGCACAACAATACAGTCAAGCGCAAGCGCAAGCATGTGGTGCAGAAAGCACTCGGCTTCAACGATGTTCGACAGGTTGAGCAGTTGCTCAAGCAGTACAAGGATGGAGAACTCCAGGAAAACTGTGGAAAAGCCCGCTCTGACAAAGGAACCATACGAATTGATCCGTACTGGCTCACGTATATGCAGGAGTACTGGGACAAATCCCTTAAGAAGAAGGAAGATTTGCGCGGTATTGATCTGTATCGCGAGGTCAAGCGCCATGCGGAGGTCGATTGTCGGAAGCAGGATGTGCCGCCTTATCCCAACCGAGCAACAGTCTACCGGATTGTCAGTCCCTGGATCGACGAGCGCGATCGCATTTCAGGAAAAAGAACCCGCAATCCTGGTTCTGGCTCGTGGCTGGCAGTGACGACCAAGAGCGGCAAAATCCTGCGTGCAGACTACAGCAACCAAATTATCCAGGCTGACCACAGCAAGCTTGATATCTTCCTGCTTGACGAAGAAGGCAATCCTTACCGTCCCTGGCTAACCATCATCGTGGACACGCTCTCAAGCAGTCTGTTGGGTTACTTCTTGGGCGCAAAACAACCGGGAACCAATGAAGTTGCGCTCGCCCTGCGACATGCAGCGATGCCCAAACAGTGTCCGATCGAGTATCTGGACGAAGAGTTTCTTGAGATCCTCAAGGCGAAAAATATTCCGACTACCTGGGGTGCCTACGGTCTTCCCAAGCAATGGTTCTTCACCGATGGCGGTAGAGACCTGGCAAAGTCCAAGCATATGAAGCAGATTGGTCGCAAGTTCGACTTTGAGTGCGAAACCCGCAGAAGCCCGAAGGAAGGTGGCATTGTCGAGCGCTGGTTCAAGACTATCAACGACATACTCAGACGTTTTGGCGGCTTCATTGAAGCAGCAAGGGACAAAGAAGCGATCGAAAAAGCCCAAAAAGGAGCTTGCTTGAGGCGGCGAGATTTAAGACGAGTGCTCGATGGCTTCTTCTGGGCTTACAACCACGAGCCGTATCCCAGGGATAAGCGCTACACGCGCTACGAGCGGTGGCTACAAGGATTGGGCGGTGTTTTGCCGGAAGTGCTTGATGAGGAAGAACTCGATGTTTGCCTGATGAAAGAAGAGCATCGCGTCGTTCAAGAACATGGCTGTGTAGAGTTTAGGGGACAAATCTATCGAGGTGAGTGTATTAGGGACAGGAAATACTGGAGTCAGACGGTCACCTTAAGAATTGACTATGACCATGCCTTGCGGTTGCGCGTCTACACCGATGAGGATGAAACATTTAGCCGCATGGGACAATTCTTAGGGTTCGTTGAGGCGCGCAATCTCAACTATCAGGACTTGAGCCTGGATGAACTTGAGGGGTTGGGTAAGGGCAAAAAAGACCCTGACAACTATGCATCGTTGCTGGAACTGGGTTTCAGGCAGGAACTCAACGAGCAGCGCAAAGGCGAGAAACGGGCGCAATTGCAAGCAGAGCAGAAGCGATCGCGCCAGGAGTCCAAACAGTCCTCAAACGTCGTTCCTATCAAAGGGCGAAAACCCAAGTCGAAGCAATCACCGATAGCCCCAGCGCTGCCTTCGGCAAATGTACCTTCGACTGAGTCAAGTCAAGTACAATCTGAAACAGTTGCTACATCGATGGAGGTTGCTGCCAACGCTGTGCAATATGAACAGAGCGTCTTCATTCCGCTGCGTACATCATCCTATGACGATTGGTAG
- a CDS encoding hypothetical protein (similar to AA sequence:cyanobase_aa:PCC7424_0210), with protein MTRELNMNDVQEPIATAPPEVRRIIERVLKAERDKLYMKNPRHINDDILTIIKEEVP; from the coding sequence ATGACAAGAGAGTTAAACATGAATGACGTGCAGGAGCCGATCGCGACTGCCCCGCCGGAAGTGCGGCGGATTATTGAGCGGGTGTTGAAGGCGGAACGAGACAAACTGTATATGAAAAATCCGCGCCACATCAACGATGACATCCTGACGATCATCAAGGAAGAGGTGCCATGA
- a CDS encoding hypothetical protein (similar to AA sequence:cyanobase_aa:LBDG_55130): MSWRTPLGERVLEGTEAAFYLSAMQHAVEYLQEMKDMASDLDVLTRDRIFDSSTFEQKAVLLHNCLAALLDPRIEAPELTNVFEAAVFFPFAFLRSEITIEIESDEMQEFDETYRYYYREMVWSPFEKYILPNWQASAEEYGEDEAEQNFNAHSNDSERWGDAIEGLMERFFWDRDWMMSTGTPQLLDGIEEELAELADLDNYFTTRLPKVTMEQAIAAITEIKNWAEPTQISSEQADT; encoded by the coding sequence ATGTCTTGGCGTACTCCACTTGGAGAAAGAGTTCTGGAAGGGACGGAGGCAGCATTTTATCTGAGTGCCATGCAACATGCAGTCGAGTACTTGCAAGAAATGAAAGATATGGCATCAGATTTAGATGTGCTTACACGCGATCGCATTTTCGATAGTTCAACGTTTGAGCAGAAAGCTGTTCTATTACACAACTGTCTCGCAGCGCTCCTCGATCCTAGAATTGAAGCTCCCGAACTCACCAACGTTTTCGAGGCGGCTGTATTCTTCCCGTTTGCCTTCCTGCGGAGTGAGATTACGATCGAGATTGAGAGCGACGAAATGCAAGAATTCGACGAAACATACCGCTACTACTACCGAGAAATGGTTTGGAGTCCTTTTGAGAAGTACATCCTACCAAACTGGCAGGCATCGGCTGAAGAGTATGGAGAAGACGAGGCTGAACAAAACTTTAATGCTCATTCCAACGATTCTGAGAGATGGGGCGATGCGATCGAGGGCTTAATGGAACGTTTTTTCTGGGATCGTGACTGGATGATGAGTACAGGCACTCCGCAGCTTCTAGATGGAATCGAAGAAGAGCTAGCTGAACTGGCGGACTTAGACAACTATTTCACAACTCGGTTGCCCAAAGTGACTATGGAACAAGCGATCGCAGCAATTACTGAAATCAAAAATTGGGCAGAACCTACGCAGATATCTTCAGAACAAGCAGACACCTGA
- a CDS encoding type III restriction enzyme (similar to AA sequence:cyanobase_aa:Ava_2199), with translation MNLKNLDLRNQYRSDRHNLLEDFYIPCLERSLTYDRAVGFFSSTSLAAAAKGITALTRVGGRMRLIASPHLSPEDADAIAQGLKQREAVITTVLLHELEQLDELASDRLSYLAWLLSKELLEIKLAVHQDPHQRGIYHEKLGILKDVDGNVVVFTGSANESASGLIDNFECVDVFRSWRSGDDDRIHEKLENFQRLWQNQTPTLEILEFPEAARRSLLQLCPAQFPMMEQTKIKSREAQGNYSVSASVRSDSPSFYPITPAWLCLRPYQQQAIANWFVNQGRGTLKMATGSGKTITALAITAELYQKIQLQALLVVCPYRHLVKQWARECQKFGLVPVLAFENVRSWQGLLATQLYNVRSGHQPFLTVITTNATLMSPGLQSQLPFFPKKTLIVGDEAHNLGAQKLEASLPRSIGLRLGLSATPERYFDDRGTQALFDYFGAVLEPEFTLRNAIQQGALVHYLYYPILVELTEPEIETYADLTSKIGRAIAIGGDEDNDSLTALLMQRARLIGAAANKLEALREIMRSRLDTTHTLFYCGDGSVEDDLSEESQRQLEAVAQILGKEMGFGVATYTAETTLEEREDVRRQFELGELPGLVAIRCLDEGVDIPAIQTAVILASSGNPRQFVQRRGRILRSHPDKQRATLFDMIVLPPDLGRETLEIERNLLRKELRRFIEFADLADNAGEARVKLLALQDRYGLLDL, from the coding sequence TTGAATCTGAAAAATCTCGATCTCCGCAATCAGTACCGCAGCGATCGCCACAACTTGCTGGAAGACTTCTACATTCCATGCTTGGAGCGATCTCTGACCTACGATCGTGCCGTCGGCTTCTTCTCCAGCACCTCGCTCGCAGCAGCAGCTAAAGGCATCACGGCATTGACTCGAGTCGGCGGCAGAATGCGGTTAATTGCCTCGCCCCACTTGTCTCCAGAAGATGCAGATGCGATCGCTCAAGGACTCAAACAGCGAGAAGCAGTCATCACCACTGTTCTGCTGCATGAACTAGAGCAGCTAGACGAACTTGCTAGTGATCGACTGAGTTATCTGGCGTGGCTCTTAAGCAAGGAATTGTTGGAAATCAAGCTGGCAGTGCATCAAGACCCCCATCAGCGCGGCATCTACCACGAGAAGTTGGGAATTCTCAAAGATGTGGATGGCAACGTCGTTGTCTTTACGGGATCGGCAAATGAGAGTGCCAGTGGACTGATTGACAATTTTGAGTGTGTGGACGTGTTTCGCTCGTGGCGATCGGGGGATGACGATCGCATCCATGAGAAGCTTGAGAATTTCCAACGGCTCTGGCAGAATCAGACCCCAACCCTGGAGATTCTAGAGTTTCCTGAAGCGGCTCGTCGCTCCCTGCTACAGTTGTGTCCGGCTCAATTTCCAATGATGGAGCAGACAAAAATCAAAAGCCGAGAGGCACAGGGCAATTATTCTGTTTCTGCCTCAGTGCGCTCTGATTCGCCATCGTTTTATCCGATCACGCCTGCCTGGTTGTGCCTACGTCCTTACCAGCAGCAGGCGATCGCCAATTGGTTTGTCAATCAGGGACGGGGAACGCTGAAAATGGCGACTGGTAGCGGTAAGACAATCACGGCACTGGCAATAACCGCAGAACTTTATCAGAAAATTCAGCTTCAGGCGTTGCTAGTAGTTTGTCCCTATCGGCATTTGGTGAAGCAATGGGCGAGGGAGTGTCAAAAGTTCGGGTTGGTTCCGGTACTGGCATTTGAGAATGTCCGGTCTTGGCAGGGACTTCTTGCCACTCAGCTTTATAACGTGCGATCGGGACACCAACCGTTCCTGACCGTGATCACGACAAACGCGACGTTAATGAGTCCAGGCTTGCAGTCCCAGCTACCCTTCTTCCCCAAAAAGACGCTGATTGTGGGAGATGAGGCGCACAATCTGGGGGCGCAGAAATTAGAAGCCAGCTTGCCGCGTAGTATTGGGTTGCGGCTGGGGCTATCGGCAACGCCAGAAAGATACTTTGACGATCGCGGCACACAAGCACTGTTCGATTACTTCGGTGCCGTGCTAGAGCCAGAATTCACGCTGCGGAATGCGATCCAACAGGGGGCATTGGTTCATTACCTGTACTATCCGATTTTGGTGGAGCTGACAGAGCCAGAGATCGAGACTTACGCTGACCTGACGAGCAAGATTGGACGAGCGATCGCCATCGGCGGTGACGAAGATAACGACAGCTTGACTGCGCTGTTGATGCAACGGGCACGGCTGATTGGAGCGGCGGCGAACAAACTGGAGGCATTGCGAGAAATCATGCGATCGCGCTTGGACACTACCCACACTTTGTTTTACTGCGGCGATGGCTCGGTTGAAGATGACCTAAGTGAGGAGAGTCAGCGGCAGTTAGAGGCTGTAGCGCAGATTTTGGGCAAGGAAATGGGATTTGGAGTGGCAACCTATACGGCTGAAACGACGTTGGAGGAGCGAGAAGATGTGCGCCGCCAATTTGAATTAGGGGAACTGCCAGGATTGGTAGCAATCCGTTGCCTAGATGAGGGTGTGGACATTCCAGCGATTCAAACGGCTGTGATTTTGGCAAGCAGCGGCAATCCTCGGCAGTTTGTACAGCGTCGGGGACGGATTTTGCGATCGCACCCCGACAAACAACGAGCCACTCTGTTCGACATGATTGTGTTGCCACCAGACCTGGGGCGGGAAACCTTAGAAATAGAGCGAAATTTGCTCCGCAAGGAATTGCGGCGATTTATCGAGTTTGCTGACTTGGCAGACAACGCGGGCGAGGCGAGGGTCAAGCTATTGGCGTTACAGGATCGCTATGGCTTACTGGATTTATAG
- a CDS encoding hypothetical protein (similar to AA sequence:cyanobase_aa:Ava_2188), which produces MAESENTLIPNDVRLVRLEPCEGESLPHYLGRLRRLEGNNVRSATALSTAVRIDAIIPQWEKGFFNPFPTEVQLAALGKVIGLEVDRLTEMLYPKGVTLDPRPIRLCGACYAECPCHRIQWQFKSKLSPRCDRHKLKLLMKCPGCETLFPPPSLWIEGRCQNKKCGMRYSRMAKHQRSVAY; this is translated from the coding sequence ATGGCAGAATCAGAAAACACTTTGATACCTAACGATGTCAGGCTGGTTCGCCTTGAACCTTGTGAAGGGGAAAGCTTACCGCACTATTTAGGTAGGCTTCGACGATTAGAAGGTAACAATGTACGCTCTGCAACTGCATTATCGACTGCTGTAAGAATCGACGCAATTATTCCTCAGTGGGAAAAGGGATTCTTCAATCCTTTTCCCACTGAGGTACAACTTGCTGCTTTAGGAAAAGTTATTGGGTTAGAGGTTGATCGATTAACTGAGATGCTATATCCAAAAGGAGTAACGTTAGATCCAAGACCGATTCGCCTATGTGGTGCTTGTTATGCTGAATGTCCTTGTCATCGCATTCAGTGGCAGTTCAAATCTAAATTGAGTCCGAGATGCGATCGCCACAAACTTAAGCTGCTGATGAAATGTCCAGGCTGTGAAACTCTATTCCCGCCTCCTTCTCTTTGGATAGAAGGTAGATGTCAGAACAAAAAGTGTGGTATGCGGTACTCAAGAATGGCTAAACACCAAAGGTCGGTCGCGTATTAA
- a CDS encoding unknown protein (similar to AA sequence:cyanobase_aa:all3629), translated as MTPSESISQPSIQVLSPCRDLSVGVKTVIADIVTSLRSEFIETEYTDHYFKFLDNYRRMGQGVRVIGPRLSGKSKASKRYGELAEKKTAYTDVPANCSSRRMHERLLKAVRHADPGGRRTDVQSKLAGCLIPFGYEMIIVDQGEKLQEEALADLATLMGNKGVPVVVCGTPALDQYLDDIGLLNWFPNLYSFGSLTSNDFTQTLSKIEDQYLRLPEPSNLATGENFQTLAIYTHSYVGLIINVIEKAVVQSLQEGHLRIDSNILKQVSEKYGKRYVDPS; from the coding sequence ATGACACCCTCCGAAAGCATTTCCCAGCCTTCAATTCAAGTTCTCTCTCCATGCCGTGACCTTTCTGTGGGGGTGAAAACAGTAATTGCTGATATTGTGACCTCGCTGCGTTCAGAATTTATTGAGACTGAGTACACTGATCATTACTTCAAGTTCCTTGATAACTATCGAAGAATGGGACAGGGGGTTCGTGTCATTGGGCCACGATTATCTGGAAAGAGTAAAGCGTCGAAACGTTATGGTGAGCTAGCAGAGAAGAAAACGGCTTATACTGATGTTCCGGCAAATTGTAGTTCAAGAAGGATGCACGAAAGACTCCTCAAAGCAGTGAGGCATGCTGATCCTGGTGGCAGAAGAACTGATGTTCAGTCGAAGTTAGCTGGTTGTCTTATACCCTTTGGTTACGAGATGATCATTGTCGATCAAGGTGAGAAGCTTCAGGAAGAAGCGTTAGCGGATCTAGCAACTTTGATGGGAAATAAAGGAGTTCCCGTTGTAGTTTGCGGAACTCCAGCGCTGGATCAATACTTGGATGACATAGGACTTCTCAACTGGTTCCCCAACCTTTATTCCTTTGGCAGTCTCACCTCCAACGACTTCACTCAAACCTTGAGCAAGATTGAGGATCAATACTTAAGACTCCCTGAACCTTCTAACCTTGCCACAGGTGAGAACTTTCAAACTCTTGCTATATATACCCATTCTTACGTCGGACTAATCATTAATGTAATTGAAAAAGCAGTTGTTCAATCTCTGCAAGAGGGACACTTGAGAATTGACAGCAATATTTTGAAACAAGTATCGGAGAAATATGGCAAACGCTATGTTGATCCAAGTTGA
- a CDS encoding hypothetical protein (similar to AA sequence:cyanobase_aa:Ava_2201) yields the protein MKLLSIRLCNFRQFYGQTPEILLASGDRRKITVIHGNNGAGKTGLLNAFTWVLYEKFTAAFASEDQLVNKRAIAEAKVGATIECWAEVVFEHSGTQYQAKRVCRSHKQKDGVEQGKSELRLLAKNETGRWLPTNYQPEDVIGRILPESLHRYFFFDGERIEQIVRSNKKAEIAEATKILLGVEVLNRSVKHLGEARKSLEKELGQIGDPETQKLLKQKEKLEQERDRLLERQDEIERELGYQDEIKQTTGQRLRELAGVEQLQQRRDDLEAQEKLTREKLRQSRANLRQAVSSRGYMVLLRDATTQFRSLVDKLRQRGELPADIKQQFVQDLLARNRCICGMELVEGSEPHRHVQAYLDKAGLADVEETMIRMGAQVDAIDRQVPEFWQEVDQEQANINQFKLSLSHVEEALESIREKLRQSPSEDIRKLQSRLDEVEQRIRELTLEQGANQQQIKDWETQMEGLGRQIEKHRMSETRQERVQRRITAAEDAIARLKQVQEGLGQLFRLQLEKRVQEIFSQISFTPYVPKLNEKYELTLEETMAGQPASVAASTGENQILSLSFIGAIIDRIREWSKGKSGILMPDSSTFPIVMDSPFGSLDEIYRRQVARAIPVLANQLVVLVTKTQWRGEVAEEMADSVGHQYVLTYNSPKPDCQVDEIELGGTTYPLVQRSPDEYEYSEIREVGYVK from the coding sequence ATGAAGCTGCTGTCGATTCGGCTCTGCAATTTTCGGCAGTTTTATGGGCAAACCCCAGAGATTTTACTCGCAAGTGGAGACCGTCGCAAAATTACGGTGATTCACGGCAACAACGGAGCCGGAAAAACCGGGCTGCTGAATGCCTTTACCTGGGTGCTGTACGAGAAGTTCACGGCTGCCTTTGCCTCAGAAGACCAGCTCGTGAACAAACGGGCGATCGCTGAAGCCAAGGTTGGCGCGACGATCGAATGTTGGGCTGAGGTGGTTTTTGAGCATAGCGGCACTCAGTACCAGGCAAAACGGGTGTGCCGCTCCCACAAGCAAAAAGACGGCGTAGAACAGGGCAAGAGTGAGTTGCGGCTGCTGGCAAAGAACGAGACGGGGCGATGGTTGCCCACCAACTACCAGCCCGAAGATGTGATTGGGCGAATTTTGCCAGAGAGTCTGCACCGCTACTTTTTTTTCGATGGAGAACGGATTGAACAAATCGTGCGATCGAACAAGAAAGCAGAGATTGCCGAGGCGACCAAGATTTTGCTGGGTGTTGAGGTGCTGAACCGATCAGTTAAACACTTGGGAGAAGCGCGGAAGTCGCTGGAAAAAGAATTAGGGCAGATTGGCGATCCAGAAACCCAAAAATTGCTGAAGCAAAAGGAAAAGCTGGAACAGGAGCGCGATCGTCTGCTGGAGCGCCAGGACGAAATTGAGCGGGAGTTGGGCTACCAGGACGAAATCAAGCAGACCACGGGTCAACGCTTGCGGGAGTTGGCTGGCGTGGAGCAGTTGCAGCAGCGTCGGGATGATTTGGAAGCGCAGGAGAAACTGACCCGCGAGAAATTGAGGCAGAGTCGGGCGAACCTGCGGCAGGCAGTGTCAAGTCGCGGCTATATGGTGTTGCTAAGGGATGCAACAACACAGTTCCGATCGCTGGTGGATAAATTGCGACAACGCGGAGAACTGCCTGCGGATATCAAGCAGCAGTTTGTTCAGGATCTTCTAGCTCGTAACCGCTGCATTTGTGGCATGGAGCTAGTCGAGGGATCAGAACCCCACCGCCATGTCCAAGCTTATCTGGACAAAGCAGGCTTGGCGGACGTGGAGGAAACGATGATCCGGATGGGAGCGCAGGTGGATGCGATCGACCGACAGGTTCCAGAATTTTGGCAGGAGGTGGATCAGGAGCAAGCCAACATCAACCAGTTCAAACTGTCGCTCTCCCATGTCGAAGAGGCGCTGGAAAGCATTCGGGAGAAGCTGCGGCAAAGCCCTAGCGAAGATATCCGCAAACTTCAGAGTCGCCTGGACGAAGTGGAACAGAGAATTCGGGAACTGACACTAGAGCAGGGGGCAAACCAGCAACAGATTAAAGATTGGGAAACCCAGATGGAAGGGTTAGGGCGGCAAATTGAAAAGCACCGCATGAGTGAAACTCGTCAAGAGCGGGTGCAGCGAAGGATTACGGCGGCTGAGGATGCGATCGCCCGTCTCAAGCAAGTCCAGGAAGGGTTGGGGCAGCTATTTCGGTTGCAGCTAGAAAAACGGGTGCAGGAAATCTTTAGCCAAATTTCGTTTACGCCCTATGTGCCCAAGCTGAATGAAAAGTATGAACTGACGCTGGAAGAGACGATGGCGGGTCAGCCTGCCTCGGTTGCAGCTTCAACGGGTGAGAACCAAATTCTCAGTCTGTCGTTTATCGGGGCGATTATCGATCGCATCCGTGAGTGGAGTAAGGGTAAATCTGGGATTCTGATGCCAGACAGCAGTACCTTCCCGATCGTGATGGATTCGCCGTTTGGTAGCCTGGATGAAATTTATCGACGACAGGTCGCAAGGGCAATCCCAGTGCTGGCGAACCAATTGGTGGTGCTAGTAACGAAAACTCAGTGGCGCGGCGAGGTGGCAGAAGAAATGGCAGACAGCGTTGGACATCAATATGTGCTGACCTATAATTCTCCAAAGCCCGACTGTCAGGTTGATGAAATTGAGTTAGGGGGAACCACCTATCCACTAGTACAGCGAAGTCCTGATGAGTATGAATACTCTGAGATTAGGGAAGTAGGGTACGTTAAATAA
- a CDS encoding hypothetical protein (similar to AA sequence:cyanobase_aa:LBDG_00510), with protein sequence MSRAYLVTEQTSDAAILRSVLPESALESVQFVESKSDYDAESRAMSLLAEKRLPVVLVLNARTNDESTIQQRQADLGYLLRSYAGPVPFKLAIAVPELEVIFFQDRALIEDLLNRTFTDLEWQFAQRHPQELLETLPEGKAAFVERMLRLLNEEQLQEIRQIPLIQGITEFLTGLVLMSN encoded by the coding sequence ATGAGCCGAGCTTATTTAGTGACAGAACAAACCTCTGATGCCGCAATTCTTAGAAGCGTTTTACCAGAATCGGCGCTAGAGTCAGTGCAGTTTGTGGAGAGCAAGAGCGATTATGATGCCGAATCCAGAGCGATGTCACTGCTGGCAGAGAAGCGACTACCTGTAGTGCTTGTTCTGAATGCTCGAACAAATGATGAATCGACGATTCAGCAAAGACAGGCGGATCTTGGATATTTGCTGCGAAGTTATGCTGGACCTGTACCCTTTAAGTTAGCGATCGCAGTTCCAGAATTAGAAGTGATCTTCTTCCAAGATCGCGCCCTGATTGAAGATTTACTAAATCGGACGTTTACCGATTTAGAATGGCAATTTGCTCAACGACATCCGCAAGAGTTATTGGAGACTTTGCCAGAAGGTAAGGCTGCTTTTGTAGAGAGGATGTTGAGATTGCTCAACGAAGAGCAGCTTCAAGAAATTCGTCAGATTCCCTTGATTCAAGGAATCACTGAATTTTTGACTGGACTTGTACTCATGTCGAATTAG
- a CDS encoding unknown protein (similar to AA sequence:cyanobase_aa:alr4914), which translates to MADNTRIKVAKDKAYLVQSLTASDTTTGPFETYADVLAFAATLGVKHKRRVPLLGEVSKRDPSPIHRETFSAKGYDMVMNLIAVADRGDPKILASNETSSSERVQAFEEYANGGLEVLEEVLKGTVDHLEQILLLLGSEGKSAQISENEFDLSAFLPH; encoded by the coding sequence ATGGCTGACAACACTCGAATCAAAGTTGCTAAAGACAAGGCTTATTTAGTGCAATCGCTAACAGCCTCTGATACTACAACCGGACCTTTTGAAACCTATGCTGACGTTTTAGCGTTTGCTGCCACATTGGGCGTGAAGCACAAGCGAAGAGTGCCTTTGCTTGGCGAAGTGTCTAAGCGAGACCCGTCTCCAATTCATAGGGAAACTTTTAGTGCCAAAGGTTATGACATGGTGATGAATCTCATCGCAGTTGCCGATCGCGGCGATCCTAAAATCCTTGCCTCAAACGAGACATCTTCATCAGAACGGGTTCAAGCATTTGAAGAATATGCTAATGGTGGGCTGGAAGTCCTTGAAGAGGTACTGAAGGGTACGGTAGACCACTTAGAACAAATTTTACTTCTGCTGGGATCTGAAGGAAAAAGTGCCCAAATCAGCGAAAATGAGTTTGATTTAAGTGCTTTCCTGCCTCACTAA